A DNA window from Gemmatimonadaceae bacterium contains the following coding sequences:
- a CDS encoding glycosyltransferase family 2 protein, with product MSAAVPLSFPPADSSASPAPSARLPISVVIPTLNEGIQIGAAIADLAWADEVIVVDGGSTDETVSIAERAGAKVLSVCGETIASQRNAGIDVARNRWILALDADERVTSQLRAELGQVVAGRNPTHAAYRMKFRNHYLGRELRHGPWGRDWHIRLFTRERRYVTHRVHEHLEPIDDVGALTGPILHYPYRDLAHHIAKIVKYARWGAEDLAARGRTAGLWELAMRPTWRFLRDYVVFGGWRDGVVGFVAAAVSAFAAFLKYAFLFARSQSTET from the coding sequence ATGTCCGCCGCCGTACCGCTCAGCTTCCCCCCCGCGGATTCGTCCGCCTCGCCGGCACCGTCCGCTCGGCTCCCGATCAGCGTGGTGATTCCGACGCTGAACGAAGGGATCCAAATCGGCGCGGCCATCGCCGATCTCGCGTGGGCCGACGAAGTGATCGTCGTCGACGGAGGCTCGACGGACGAGACGGTATCGATCGCCGAGCGCGCGGGCGCGAAAGTCTTGTCCGTGTGCGGTGAAACGATCGCGAGCCAGCGGAACGCGGGGATCGATGTCGCTCGTAATCGGTGGATTCTCGCGCTCGACGCCGACGAGCGTGTGACGTCCCAGCTCCGGGCGGAGCTCGGGCAGGTGGTGGCCGGCCGCAATCCCACCCACGCGGCATACCGGATGAAATTCCGGAACCACTACCTGGGCCGGGAGCTTCGCCATGGACCCTGGGGACGCGATTGGCACATTCGGTTGTTCACGCGCGAGCGGCGGTACGTGACGCACCGCGTGCACGAACATCTCGAGCCAATCGACGATGTCGGCGCGCTCACCGGGCCAATTCTCCACTATCCCTATCGCGATCTGGCGCACCACATTGCCAAAATCGTGAAGTACGCGCGCTGGGGCGCTGAAGACCTCGCCGCACGCGGTCGCACCGCGGGGCTCTGGGAGCTGGCCATGCGCCCAACGTGGCGCTTCCTGCGTGATTACGTTGTCTTCGGCGGTTGGCGCGACGGTGTCGTCGGCTTCGTGGCGGCCGCGGTCAGCGCATTCGCCGCATTCCTCAAGTACGCGTTTCTCTTTGCCCGGAGCCAATCGACCGAGACATGA